From a single Lolium rigidum isolate FL_2022 chromosome 7, APGP_CSIRO_Lrig_0.1, whole genome shotgun sequence genomic region:
- the LOC124670938 gene encoding ABC transporter G family member 1-like: MSTSVDVGSSGDEHRASATPVPYMLSFTDLCYSVREGRGSNRRASTESRSTRTKALLSGISGVAREGELFAVMGASGSGKSTLLDALAGRIASDSLSGAITLNGEPLHGRRIRSISAYVMQDDLLHPMLTVRETLLFAAELRLSRSLAPARKRERVDALLDQLGLSDAADTMIGDESHRGVSGGERRRVSIGTDIVHDPILLFLDEPTSGLDSSSALMVVHVLRNIALSGSVVVLTIHQPSARILGILGQLLFLSRGRTVYTGTPAGLKPFFSELAVTPGPDNENPAEFALDTIRDLERQPDGGVPLTKFNDKWQLAANGDNRKVSTMPLELAVAESVSRGKLMAGSLTGMRSSSVPTFVNPLATEVWVLAKRSFTNTWRMPELFGTRLGTVAVTGVVLATIFLRLDDTPKGVQERLGFLAMAMTTMLYVCGDALPVFIQERHIFLRETAHNAYRRISYVLANTVVSFPPLVILSLVFAVTTFFAVGLDGGGASFAFFTLVVLATLWAGTGFVLFLSAVVPHVMLAYTLVAAILAYFLVFSGFFINRDRIPSYWLWFHYVSLVKYPYQAAVQSEFSDATKCFTRGIQVFDGTPIGGMSEAIKMKVLDAISTALGANITASTCIVTGADVLAEHAVNDVGKWTCLTVIALFGFFFRTLFYVVLLVGSNNKRK, from the coding sequence ATGTCGACCTCCGTTGACGTTGGCTCGTCCGGTGACGAGCACCGGGCATCGGCGACGCCGGTGCCGTACATGCTATCCTTTACGGACCTGTGCTACAGCGTCAGGGAAGGCCGCGGCAGCAATCGCCGGGCAAGCACAGAGTCGAGGTCCACCCGTACTAAGGCGCTTCTATCGGGAATCTCCGGCGTGGCGCGCGAGGGCGAGCTATTCGCGGTGATGGGCGCAAGCGGGTCCGGCAAGTCCACGCTGCTCGACGCCCTCGCTGGCCGCATCGCCAGCGACAGCCTCTCCGGCGCCATCACACTCAATGGTGAGCCACTCCACGGTCGCCGCATCCGctccatctccgcctacgttaTGCAGGACGACCTGCTGCACCCGATGCTCACCGTACGCGAGACGCTGCTTTTCGCCGCCGAGCTCCGCCTCTCCCGCTCGCTCGCCCCTGCCAGGAAACGGGAGCGCGTCGACGCGCTCCTCGACCAGCTCGGCCTTTCCGACGCCGCCGACACAATGATCGGCGACGAATCCCACCGCGGAGTGTCgggaggcgagcggcggcgcgtcTCCATCGGCACGGACATCGTCCACGACCCCATTCTACTCTTCCTCGACGAGCCCACCTCCGGCCTCGACTCCTCTAGCGCCCTCATGGTGGTGCACGTGCTCCGCAACATCGCGCTCAGCGGCAGCGTCGTCGTCTTGACCATCCATCAGCCCAGCGCGCGCATCCTCGGCATCCTCGGCCAGCTTCTCTTTCTATCCCGAGGGCGCACCGTCTACACCGGCACACCCGCCGGCCTCAAGCCCTTCTTTTCCGAGTTAGCCGTCACTCCCGGCCCAGACAACGAGAACCCGGCCGAGTTCGCGCTCGACACCATCCGAGACCTCGAGCGCCAGCCCGATGGAGGCGTGCCGCTCACCAAGTTCAATGACAAGTGGCAGCTGGCCGCCAACGGCGATAACAGGAAGGTTAGCACGATGCCGCTGGAGCTCGCCGTGGCAGAGAGCGTCTCCCGAGGGAAGCTGATGGCCGGGAGTCTCACGGGAATGCGGTCGTCGTCCGTGCCAACGTTCGTGAACCCGCTAGCGACAGAGGTGTGGGTGCTGGCCAAACGGTCCTTCACCAACACGTGGCGCATGCCGGAGCTGTTCGGGACGCGCCTCGGCACGGTGGCGGTGACGGGTGTCGTACTGGCCACCATCTTCTTGCGGCTGGACGACACGCCCAAGGGCGTCCAGGAGCGTCTCGGCTTCTTGGCCATGGCCATGACCACCATGTTGTACGTCTGCGGCGACGCGCTGCCAGTCTTCATCCAGGAGCGCCACATCTTCCTCCGCGAGACGGCGCACAACGCCTACCGCCGGATCTCCTACGTCCTCGCCAACACCGTCGTTTCGTTCCCACCACTTGTCATCTTGTCCCTGGTGTTCGCGGTCACCACCTTCTTCGCCGTCGGCCTCGACGGAGGTGGTGCGTCCTTCGCCTTCTTCACGCTGGTCGTGCTGGCCACACTCTGGGCGGGCACTGGCTTTGTGCTGTTCCTGTCGGCGGTGGTGCCGCACGTGATGCTGGCGTATACGTTGGTGGCGGCCATTCTCGCCTACTTCCTCGTCTTCTCCGGCTTCTTCATTAACCGGGACAGGATCCCGAGCTACTGGTTATGGTTCCACTACGTGTCACTCGTCAAGTACCCGTACCAAGCGGCTGTGCAGAGCGAGTTCAGCGACGCCACCAAGTGCTTTACAAGGGGAATTCAGGTATTCGACGGCACGCCCATCGGAGGCATGTCGGAGGCCATCAAGATGAAGGTGCTCGACGCAATCAGCACCGCGCTCGGGGCCAACATCACTGCCAGCACGTGCATCGTCACCGGAGCTGACGTGCTCGCTGAGCACGCCGTCAACGACGTAGGGAAGTGGACTTGCCTCACAGTTATTGCGCTATTTGGTTTCTTCTTCCGCACTCTGTTCTATGTTGTCTTGCTCGTCGGGAGCAATAACAAACGGAAATGA